The Microbacter sp. GSS18 genome has a segment encoding these proteins:
- a CDS encoding glycosyltransferase — protein sequence MRHGPRLQIFPSWRDNPYLVMLGLAPRAAGYEVLPSVSYNDLTGTMRRLGAGDILHIHWTSPILQNAPTRNRAKRRLSRLAPQLRRLRSRGVSLIWTIHNRLPHELRYRDEEIALYRLLAECADRVHIMAPSTPELLADTCVLPPERTVIIPHPSYSGIYDTGITRAEARESFDLNDGDRAVLFLGQIRPYKGVGSLVEAVDRAGRDRDDLVLMLGGVAKEGSEKGIGELVPASVRARTLFDFIPDADIARWYTAADLTVLPYRAVLNSGSVHLAATFRLPVVVPDEPHLRAQFGGEPWVAFFDPERPAESIAELLSDDDLFADVGPESFEPFLGDISPWRVSLAYSALLAELSAQATQ from the coding sequence GTGCGACATGGCCCCCGGCTGCAGATCTTCCCCTCGTGGCGCGACAACCCGTACCTGGTGATGCTGGGCCTCGCGCCGCGCGCCGCCGGCTACGAGGTGCTCCCGTCCGTGTCGTACAACGACCTCACGGGCACCATGCGGCGGCTGGGCGCCGGGGACATCCTGCACATCCACTGGACGTCCCCGATCCTCCAGAACGCCCCGACGCGCAACCGGGCCAAGCGCCGGCTGTCGCGCCTCGCCCCGCAGCTCCGTCGCCTCCGCTCGCGCGGCGTGAGCCTGATCTGGACCATCCACAACCGGCTCCCCCACGAGCTGCGGTACCGCGACGAGGAGATCGCGCTCTATCGGCTGCTCGCCGAGTGCGCCGACCGCGTGCACATCATGGCCCCGAGCACTCCCGAGCTGCTGGCCGACACGTGCGTGCTGCCCCCCGAGCGGACCGTGATCATCCCCCACCCCAGCTATTCGGGCATCTACGACACCGGGATCACGCGCGCGGAGGCCCGCGAGAGCTTCGATCTGAACGACGGTGATCGCGCCGTGCTGTTCCTCGGCCAGATCCGCCCCTACAAGGGCGTGGGGAGCCTCGTCGAGGCCGTGGATCGTGCCGGACGCGACCGCGACGACCTCGTGCTCATGCTCGGCGGCGTCGCCAAGGAGGGGAGCGAGAAGGGCATCGGCGAGCTGGTCCCGGCGTCGGTGCGTGCACGCACGCTGTTCGACTTCATCCCGGATGCCGACATCGCGCGCTGGTACACCGCGGCCGACCTCACGGTGCTGCCCTACCGGGCCGTGCTCAACTCCGGCAGCGTCCACCTCGCCGCCACGTTCCGGCTCCCGGTCGTGGTCCCCGACGAGCCGCACCTGCGGGCCCAGTTCGGCGGCGAGCCGTGGGTGGCGTTCTTCGATCCCGAGCGCCCGGCCGAATCGATCGCCGAGCTGCTGTCGGACGACGACCTGTTCGCGGATGTCGGCCCCGAGAGCTTCGAGCCGTTCCTGGGCGACATCTCGCCGTGGCGGGTCTCGCTGGCGTATTCAGCGCTTCTTGCGGAACTGAGCGCGCAGGCGACCCAGTAG
- a CDS encoding glycosyltransferase family A protein — MSIITRTKDRPVLLSRALESIAAQDFDDWEVLIVNDGGDPAAVARCVAALTDEQRARVRQFDNPAPTGRWPAANQGVREATGEYLILHDDDDRWSPAFLSRAVAYLDADPERDGVVARTTIIWERPAGEGYETFATEQFVPESVAPLLMDQMRFNHFVPIAFLYRRRLHDEIGLYDDRHPVVADWQFNTKVLLRGPLEYLDDEPLVFWHQRPSAQGTAGNSVIAESDAHARFDALLRDEAFRRLVDADGSGMALYFERRLAELERSIVSRLESRHLLYRAARAVVLRFRALRGTARR, encoded by the coding sequence GTGAGCATCATCACCCGAACCAAGGACCGTCCCGTGCTGCTCTCGAGAGCGCTCGAGAGCATCGCCGCGCAGGACTTCGACGACTGGGAGGTGCTGATCGTCAACGACGGAGGCGACCCGGCGGCCGTCGCCCGCTGCGTCGCCGCGCTCACCGACGAGCAGCGCGCCCGCGTGCGGCAGTTCGACAACCCGGCGCCGACCGGCCGCTGGCCCGCCGCGAACCAGGGCGTGCGGGAGGCGACCGGCGAGTACCTCATCCTCCACGACGACGACGACCGGTGGAGCCCGGCGTTCCTCTCCCGCGCGGTCGCCTACCTCGACGCCGATCCGGAGCGCGACGGCGTCGTCGCCCGCACCACGATCATCTGGGAGCGTCCGGCCGGCGAGGGATACGAGACGTTCGCGACCGAGCAGTTCGTCCCGGAGTCGGTCGCGCCGCTGCTGATGGACCAGATGCGGTTCAACCACTTCGTCCCCATCGCCTTCCTGTACCGCCGACGCCTCCATGACGAGATCGGCCTGTACGACGACCGCCACCCGGTGGTGGCGGACTGGCAGTTCAACACGAAGGTGCTCCTGCGCGGGCCCCTCGAGTATCTGGACGACGAGCCGCTCGTCTTCTGGCATCAGCGCCCGTCCGCCCAGGGCACCGCGGGCAACAGCGTCATCGCCGAGAGCGACGCCCACGCCCGGTTCGACGCGCTGCTGCGCGACGAGGCGTTCCGGCGCCTGGTCGACGCCGACGGCTCCGGCATGGCCCTGTACTTCGAGCGGCGCCTCGCCGAGCTCGAGCGCTCGATCGTGTCGCGCCTCGAATCCCGCCATCTGCTGTACCGGGCCGCACGGGCCGTGGTGCTGAGATTCCGTGCCCTCCGCGGCACGGCCCGACGTTAG
- a CDS encoding glycosyltransferase, whose amino-acid sequence MPFLLQSVVFPQERDPDLLPLYVDPDAWSKIGDEQVRVADRAGRAVVLDRRRVRVSAGTRASFGTYFNAFPASYWQHWTGVRQVTLTVSLSGPAAVLVYRSNGDGTTQRIAARDVGGESHSTFRLELDGYSDGGWIWFDVVAGEEPATLEGARWETDQAPERDGKASIGITTFNKPDYCVETLRALARSEDVRDVIDRIFLIDQGDRPVSSQPGFDAVAADLGDTLQVVVQANLGGSGGFSRAMAESLEREETAFVQLLDDDVEIEPESVRRGIVFARYTTKPAIVGGHMFDLLDRPRLHAFAEVVDELPFAWRPVHEDRMPHDFSVSNLRQSPLLHQRMDADYNGWWMCLIPTETIRAVGLAMPAFIKWDDAEYCLRAREAGFATVTLPGVALWHISWLGKDDFVDWQAYFHARNRIVAALLHSSAPRGGSLLRHSRRMDLKHLLSMQYYPVALRHRAIRDILTGPAHMHRTLRTVLPDARSLAAEFPETVLHREAGTPLRARLGRQVSEGRRGRSSLPGGWRLRWFTLSSLVRHWVRNPAHADGSLPEVEVSKTDAQWWRLPRYDSAIVSAANGSGKNVYVRDRARYRSMLVESVRLHRALSRRWPALAREYRRSLAAMTSPGAWQREFDAAD is encoded by the coding sequence GTGCCCTTCCTGCTGCAGAGCGTCGTCTTCCCCCAGGAGCGGGACCCCGACCTGCTTCCGCTCTACGTGGATCCCGACGCGTGGTCGAAGATCGGCGACGAACAGGTCCGTGTCGCCGACCGTGCGGGCCGGGCCGTCGTGCTCGACCGTCGGCGGGTCCGGGTCTCCGCGGGCACGCGCGCGTCCTTCGGCACCTACTTCAACGCCTTCCCCGCGTCGTACTGGCAGCACTGGACGGGTGTGCGCCAGGTCACGCTGACCGTCTCGCTCTCCGGCCCCGCCGCGGTGCTGGTCTACCGCTCCAACGGCGACGGGACGACGCAGCGCATCGCAGCGCGCGATGTCGGCGGCGAGTCGCATTCGACGTTCCGCCTCGAGCTGGACGGCTACAGCGACGGCGGCTGGATCTGGTTCGACGTCGTCGCGGGCGAGGAGCCGGCCACCCTCGAGGGCGCCCGCTGGGAGACCGATCAGGCCCCCGAGCGCGACGGCAAGGCGTCGATCGGCATCACGACGTTCAACAAGCCGGACTACTGCGTCGAGACGCTGCGGGCACTGGCGCGGTCCGAGGACGTGCGGGACGTGATCGACCGCATCTTCCTCATCGATCAGGGTGACCGGCCGGTCTCCTCGCAGCCGGGCTTCGACGCCGTCGCCGCGGATCTGGGCGACACGCTGCAGGTGGTCGTGCAGGCGAACCTCGGGGGCTCCGGCGGCTTCTCCCGGGCCATGGCCGAGTCCCTCGAGCGAGAGGAGACCGCGTTCGTCCAGCTGCTGGACGACGACGTCGAGATCGAGCCCGAGTCGGTGCGCCGGGGAATCGTCTTCGCCCGCTACACGACCAAGCCCGCGATCGTCGGCGGCCACATGTTCGACCTGCTCGACCGGCCGCGTCTGCACGCGTTCGCCGAGGTCGTGGACGAACTGCCGTTCGCGTGGCGACCGGTGCACGAGGACCGCATGCCCCATGACTTCAGCGTGTCGAACCTCCGCCAGTCCCCCCTGCTGCACCAGCGAATGGACGCCGACTACAACGGCTGGTGGATGTGCCTCATCCCCACCGAGACGATCCGTGCGGTGGGGCTCGCGATGCCCGCCTTCATCAAGTGGGACGATGCGGAGTACTGTCTGCGGGCGCGCGAGGCGGGCTTTGCGACGGTGACCCTGCCCGGCGTCGCGCTGTGGCACATCTCGTGGCTCGGCAAGGACGACTTCGTCGACTGGCAGGCGTACTTCCACGCACGCAACCGGATCGTCGCCGCCCTCCTGCACTCGTCGGCGCCGCGCGGCGGATCCCTGCTGCGCCACAGCCGCCGCATGGATCTCAAGCACCTGCTGTCGATGCAGTACTACCCGGTCGCGCTGCGTCATCGCGCGATCCGCGACATCCTCACCGGGCCCGCCCACATGCACCGCACGCTGCGCACCGTCCTTCCCGACGCGCGCTCTCTCGCCGCCGAGTTCCCCGAGACCGTCCTGCACCGCGAGGCGGGGACCCCCCTGCGTGCCCGCCTGGGCCGTCAGGTCTCCGAGGGGCGCCGCGGCCGGTCCTCGCTTCCGGGCGGATGGCGGCTGCGCTGGTTCACGCTCAGCTCGCTCGTGCGGCACTGGGTCCGCAATCCCGCCCACGCGGACGGGAGCCTGCCCGAGGTCGAGGTGTCCAAGACCGACGCGCAGTGGTGGCGTCTCCCCCGCTATGACAGCGCGATCGTGAGTGCGGCGAACGGCTCCGGCAAGAACGTGTACGTCCGTGATCGCGCGCGCTACCGCAGCATGCTCGTGGAGAGCGTCCGGCTGCACCGGGCGCTCAGCCGGCGCTGGCCCGCACTCGCGCGGGAGTACCGCCGGTCCCTCGCGGCGATGACCTCGCCCGGCGCGTGGCAGCGGGAGTTCGACGCCGCGGACTGA
- a CDS encoding acyltransferase family protein: protein MTGSATSRSPHPSPAPVAPGDARAGESGRPGGMRADIQALRAVAVMAVVLYHLWPGALPGGYVGVDVFFVISGFLITDHLMRRQERTGRISLAGFWSARARRLLPAALTVLLASVVMTVTLAPATLQGQYLRSVIGSALYIENWQLAFDAVDYLGQENEPPIAQHYWSLSVEEQFYLLWPLLIIAAVLLAARLGLRPRRVLVAVLFAVAGVSFALSTWTSITTPGIGYFATYSRMWEFALGAFVSLAPAWRAGAPARAIVWFGGWVALAVSLFAFGPDTVFPGPSALLPTAATAALIALGPRGPVPALDRVVALPPVQWLGDHSYGIYLWHWPFVIMAPWVLGHPTDLLSNVAILALSLVAAAATKKWIEDPVRFGAAARRWRPRHVGAMVAAAMAFVVVAASMPLAAAWATGSQQSEQTVAALPDPANCLGANAMAAAGCDDAQSEVTSAADLVPALATLYEDTGGAYRCYDQKPSPDPTTCTIGSTGPDAVRVALVGDSHAAMLIPALEVIGERDDWSVDVYVGRGCRWYADEPDADCAARQQAIDARVLSGDYDLLIETGRNSAEYSRQDQDAKAAALAQRWAQAQRNGTVVAAVADNPEVPPTSSECLATTDEFAFDTCAFVRSGRTMDADPLRAAAAASGAALVDLTAEYCRDQTCPMVVGGVVVYRDAHHITASFSRTLVPALSGGLTAALGTGD from the coding sequence ATGACAGGCTCAGCGACCAGCCGGTCGCCGCACCCGAGCCCCGCGCCGGTCGCCCCCGGCGACGCGCGTGCCGGCGAGTCCGGGCGCCCGGGCGGCATGCGCGCCGACATCCAGGCGCTGCGCGCGGTGGCGGTCATGGCTGTCGTCCTCTACCACCTGTGGCCGGGCGCGCTCCCGGGCGGGTACGTCGGCGTCGACGTCTTCTTCGTCATCAGCGGGTTCCTCATCACCGACCACCTGATGCGACGTCAGGAGCGCACGGGTCGCATCTCGCTGGCGGGCTTCTGGTCGGCGCGGGCGCGCCGGCTGCTCCCTGCGGCGCTGACCGTGCTCCTCGCCTCCGTCGTGATGACCGTCACGCTCGCGCCGGCGACGCTGCAGGGCCAGTACCTGCGGTCCGTCATCGGCAGCGCGCTCTACATCGAGAACTGGCAGCTCGCGTTCGATGCGGTCGACTACCTCGGTCAGGAGAACGAGCCGCCGATCGCCCAGCACTACTGGTCGCTGTCGGTCGAGGAGCAGTTCTACCTCCTCTGGCCCCTCCTGATCATCGCGGCGGTGCTGCTGGCCGCCCGCCTCGGACTCCGCCCGCGGCGCGTGCTCGTCGCCGTGCTGTTCGCGGTGGCGGGCGTCTCGTTCGCGCTCAGCACGTGGACCAGCATCACGACACCGGGCATCGGCTACTTCGCGACCTACAGCCGCATGTGGGAGTTCGCCCTCGGGGCGTTCGTCTCGCTGGCGCCGGCATGGCGCGCGGGCGCTCCGGCGCGGGCGATCGTGTGGTTCGGCGGCTGGGTTGCGCTGGCCGTGTCACTGTTCGCGTTCGGGCCCGACACCGTGTTCCCCGGTCCGTCCGCCCTGCTCCCGACCGCTGCGACCGCGGCGCTCATCGCACTGGGCCCGCGCGGCCCGGTGCCCGCCCTGGACCGGGTCGTCGCGCTGCCGCCCGTCCAGTGGCTGGGCGATCACTCGTACGGCATCTATCTGTGGCACTGGCCCTTCGTGATCATGGCGCCCTGGGTGCTCGGGCATCCCACGGACCTGCTCTCGAACGTCGCCATCCTCGCGCTGTCCCTCGTCGCGGCCGCCGCCACCAAGAAGTGGATCGAGGATCCCGTGCGGTTCGGTGCAGCGGCGCGTCGATGGCGCCCGCGCCACGTCGGCGCGATGGTCGCCGCCGCGATGGCGTTCGTGGTCGTCGCCGCATCCATGCCCCTGGCCGCAGCATGGGCGACGGGGTCGCAGCAGAGCGAGCAGACCGTTGCCGCGCTGCCGGACCCGGCGAACTGCCTCGGCGCGAACGCGATGGCCGCGGCCGGCTGCGACGACGCACAGAGCGAGGTCACGTCGGCCGCCGATCTCGTGCCCGCCCTCGCGACGCTGTACGAGGACACCGGGGGCGCATACCGCTGCTACGACCAGAAGCCCTCGCCGGATCCGACGACCTGCACGATCGGCTCGACCGGCCCCGACGCCGTGCGCGTGGCGCTCGTGGGCGATTCCCACGCCGCCATGCTGATTCCGGCTCTCGAGGTGATCGGAGAGCGCGACGACTGGAGCGTGGACGTGTACGTCGGACGCGGCTGCCGGTGGTACGCGGACGAGCCGGATGCCGACTGCGCGGCGCGCCAGCAGGCGATCGACGCGCGCGTGCTCAGCGGCGACTACGACCTGCTCATCGAGACCGGCCGCAACTCCGCGGAGTACAGCCGCCAGGACCAGGACGCCAAGGCCGCCGCCCTCGCCCAGCGGTGGGCGCAGGCGCAGCGCAACGGGACGGTGGTCGCCGCCGTCGCGGACAACCCCGAGGTCCCGCCGACGTCCTCCGAATGCCTCGCCACCACCGACGAGTTCGCGTTCGACACGTGCGCCTTCGTCCGGTCCGGCCGGACCATGGACGCCGACCCGCTCCGCGCGGCCGCGGCCGCGAGCGGCGCCGCGCTGGTGGACCTCACTGCCGAGTACTGTCGCGATCAGACGTGTCCGATGGTCGTCGGCGGTGTCGTGGTCTATCGCGACGCCCACCACATCACCGCATCCTTCAGCCGCACGCTCGTGCCGGCGCTGTCCGGCGGGCTCACCGCCGCGCTGGGCACGGGCGACTGA
- the glf gene encoding UDP-galactopyranose mutase: protein MDLLIVGSGFFGLTIAERAAEAGRKVTVIDRRPHIGGNAYSEDEPETGIEVHRYGAHLFHTSNPTVWEYVNRFTAFTSYVHRVYTNHKGVVYPLPINLGTINQFFQSAYTPDEARALVHDQAGEFDAKTAQNLEERGIGLIGRPLYEAFIRDYTAKQWQTDPKDLPAEVISRLPVRYTYDNRYFNDTWEGLPVDGYTAWLERMADHPNIDVKLDTDFFDASQPLNKAATVGQLPIVYTGPVDRYFDYAEGALGWRTIDLEQEVLPVGDFQGTSVMNYADAGVPYTRIHEFRHFHPERADRYPTDKTVIMREYSRFASRDDEPYYPVNTPEDRAGLLSYRELAKGEDGVLFGGRLGTYQYLDMHMAIGSALSMWNNQLA, encoded by the coding sequence ATGGATCTTCTCATCGTCGGCTCCGGCTTCTTCGGCCTCACCATCGCGGAGCGGGCCGCCGAGGCAGGCCGCAAGGTCACGGTCATCGACCGTCGTCCGCACATCGGCGGCAACGCCTACAGCGAGGACGAGCCGGAGACCGGCATCGAGGTCCACCGCTACGGCGCGCACCTGTTCCACACGTCCAACCCGACGGTGTGGGAGTACGTCAACCGCTTCACGGCGTTCACGAGCTACGTGCACCGCGTGTACACCAACCACAAGGGCGTCGTGTATCCGCTGCCGATCAACCTGGGCACGATCAATCAGTTCTTCCAGTCCGCGTACACGCCCGACGAGGCGCGCGCCCTGGTGCACGACCAGGCCGGCGAGTTCGACGCGAAGACCGCGCAGAACCTCGAGGAGCGGGGGATCGGGCTCATCGGACGGCCGCTGTACGAGGCGTTCATCCGCGACTACACCGCCAAGCAGTGGCAGACGGATCCGAAGGACCTGCCCGCCGAGGTCATCTCGCGCCTGCCGGTGCGCTACACGTACGACAACCGTTACTTCAACGACACGTGGGAGGGGCTTCCGGTCGACGGCTACACGGCCTGGCTCGAGCGCATGGCCGATCACCCCAACATCGACGTGAAGCTGGACACCGACTTCTTCGACGCGTCGCAGCCGCTGAACAAGGCCGCGACGGTCGGTCAGCTGCCGATCGTGTACACCGGTCCGGTGGATCGGTACTTCGACTACGCAGAGGGGGCCCTCGGCTGGCGCACGATCGATCTCGAGCAGGAGGTCCTCCCGGTCGGAGACTTCCAGGGGACGAGCGTGATGAACTACGCCGACGCCGGTGTTCCGTACACGCGCATCCACGAGTTCCGCCACTTCCACCCCGAGCGTGCCGACCGGTACCCGACCGACAAGACGGTCATCATGCGCGAGTACTCGCGCTTCGCCTCGCGTGACGACGAGCCGTACTACCCGGTCAACACCCCCGAGGACCGAGCCGGGCTCCTGTCGTACCGCGAACTCGCCAAGGGCGAGGACGGCGTCCTGTTCGGCGGGCGCCTCGGGACGTACCAGTATCTCGACATGCACATGGCGATCGGCTCCGCCCTGTCCATGTGGAACAACCAGCTGGCCTGA
- a CDS encoding ABC transporter ATP-binding protein, translating to MTSAAIDVRDLGILFRRNRRGRRSVKDLFGGTSRRTPPGEFWALRDVSFSVQPGESIGVVGRNGQGKSTLLKLVAGVLIPDEGSVTIDGGVAPLIEITGGFVGDLTVRENVRLAAGLRGMPKAEIARRFDGIIDFAELADFVDTPYKHLSSGMKVRLAFAVVSQLDEPILLVDEVLAVGDKAFREKCYSRIDELLTEGRTLFFVSHNERDLRRFCKRGLYLREHRLVMDAPLGDVLERYNADTGAAPAK from the coding sequence ATGACAAGCGCCGCGATCGACGTGCGCGACCTCGGAATCCTCTTCCGGCGCAACCGGAGGGGTCGACGGAGCGTGAAGGACCTGTTCGGCGGGACCTCGCGGCGTACGCCGCCGGGCGAGTTCTGGGCGCTCCGGGATGTGTCCTTCTCGGTGCAGCCGGGGGAGTCGATCGGGGTCGTCGGGCGCAACGGTCAGGGCAAGTCCACGCTGCTGAAGCTCGTCGCCGGTGTGCTGATCCCGGATGAGGGGTCGGTTACGATCGACGGCGGCGTCGCACCCCTCATCGAGATCACGGGCGGGTTCGTCGGCGATCTGACGGTGCGAGAGAACGTGCGGCTCGCGGCCGGTCTGCGCGGGATGCCCAAGGCCGAGATCGCCCGTCGATTCGACGGGATCATCGACTTCGCCGAACTCGCCGACTTCGTCGACACTCCGTACAAGCACCTCTCCAGCGGAATGAAGGTGCGCCTCGCGTTCGCGGTCGTGTCCCAACTCGACGAGCCGATCCTGCTCGTCGACGAGGTGCTCGCCGTCGGAGACAAGGCCTTCCGCGAGAAGTGCTACTCGCGCATCGATGAACTGCTGACCGAGGGGCGCACGCTGTTCTTCGTCAGCCACAACGAGCGCGACCTGCGTCGCTTCTGCAAGCGCGGGCTCTACCTCCGCGAGCATCGTCTCGTCATGGACGCGCCGCTGGGCGACGTGCTCGAGCGCTACAACGCCGACACCGGGGCGGCCCCGGCGAAGTGA
- a CDS encoding ABC transporter permease produces the protein MTGRRENAGTAVGAPGSLRHYLHSLWLLSSRDLRVRYSTSALGYLWSVLDPLVMAGIYWFVFTQVFQRGGVGEQPYIVFLIAGLLPWVWFNASITDFTRAFNKDARLVRSTAIPRSIWVNRIVLSKGTEFLFSLPVLALFVIATGAPVGWGLLWLPVAIMMQTLLLVGLGLLLAPLCVLWTDLERTARLILRALFYASPVIYDVSDLPGVFAQLAVFNPLAGIFTLYRMPYFPQQWNTLSVVVGAVVTVAVLLLGWYTFRALERAVLKEL, from the coding sequence GTGACCGGACGCCGGGAGAACGCGGGCACCGCCGTCGGGGCGCCGGGCTCGCTCCGCCACTATCTGCACTCCCTGTGGCTGCTGTCGTCGCGCGACCTGAGGGTCCGCTACTCGACGAGCGCCCTGGGCTATCTGTGGTCGGTGCTGGACCCACTGGTGATGGCGGGCATCTACTGGTTCGTCTTCACCCAGGTATTCCAGCGCGGCGGCGTCGGGGAGCAGCCGTACATCGTCTTCCTCATCGCCGGCCTGCTTCCCTGGGTGTGGTTCAACGCGTCCATCACCGACTTCACCCGCGCGTTCAACAAGGACGCGCGCCTGGTGCGTTCCACCGCGATTCCGCGATCGATCTGGGTGAACCGCATCGTGCTCAGCAAGGGCACGGAGTTCCTGTTCTCGCTCCCCGTGCTCGCGCTCTTCGTCATCGCCACCGGCGCACCGGTGGGCTGGGGGCTGCTGTGGCTTCCCGTCGCGATCATGATGCAGACGCTGCTGCTGGTCGGCCTGGGCCTGCTGCTGGCCCCGCTGTGCGTGCTCTGGACGGACCTGGAGCGCACGGCCCGGCTCATCCTCCGCGCGCTCTTCTATGCCTCGCCGGTCATCTACGATGTGTCGGACCTTCCGGGCGTTTTCGCCCAGCTCGCCGTCTTCAACCCGCTGGCCGGGATCTTCACGCTGTACCGGATGCCGTACTTCCCGCAGCAGTGGAACACTCTTTCGGTCGTCGTGGGCGCCGTCGTCACGGTCGCGGTCCTGCTGCTCGGCTGGTACACGTTCCGCGCGCTGGAGCGCGCCGTCCTGAAGGAGCTGTGA
- the cysN gene encoding sulfate adenylyltransferase subunit CysN produces MLRFATAGSVDDGKSTLIGRLLYDSKSIFEDQLESVEATSRDRGDEYVDLALLTDGLRAEREQGITIDVAYRYFATPRRKFIIADTPGHAQYTRNMVTGASTADLAIVLVDARKGILEQSRRHATIASLLRVPHIVLAVNKMDLVDWSQDVFENIRDEFFAFASKLNITDMTAIPLSALKGDNVVTRSENMPWYDGGNLLHHLENVYIASDRNLQDVRFPVQYVIRPQQSKHRDYRGYAGQVASGVLKPGDDVLVLPSGLTSTIASIDTADGPVDEAFPPMSVTIRLTDEIDISRGDVICRPQNKPEITQDIDAMICWMDEHPLRVGQKLSILHTTRAARTIVKNIHYQLDVNTLHRAEGEHTLGLNEIGRVTLRTTTPLVADPYSRNRTTGSFVLIDEATNHTVAAGTITDN; encoded by the coding sequence ATGTTGCGTTTCGCGACCGCGGGATCGGTCGACGACGGCAAGAGCACCCTCATCGGCCGTCTGCTGTATGACTCGAAGTCGATCTTCGAAGACCAGCTCGAATCGGTGGAGGCCACCAGCCGGGACCGGGGAGACGAGTACGTCGACCTGGCCCTGCTCACCGACGGGCTGCGGGCGGAGCGGGAGCAGGGCATCACGATCGATGTCGCCTACCGGTACTTCGCGACCCCGCGCCGCAAGTTCATCATCGCGGACACCCCCGGCCACGCCCAGTACACCCGCAACATGGTCACCGGCGCGTCCACCGCCGACCTCGCCATCGTCCTCGTCGACGCCCGCAAAGGCATCCTGGAGCAGTCCCGCCGGCACGCGACCATCGCCAGCCTCCTCCGCGTGCCGCATATCGTGCTCGCGGTCAACAAGATGGACCTCGTCGACTGGTCCCAGGACGTGTTCGAGAACATCCGGGACGAGTTCTTCGCGTTCGCGTCGAAACTCAACATCACCGACATGACCGCGATCCCCCTCAGCGCGCTGAAGGGCGACAACGTGGTGACCCGGTCCGAGAACATGCCCTGGTACGACGGCGGGAACCTGCTGCACCACCTCGAGAACGTCTACATCGCCAGCGACCGGAACCTGCAGGACGTCCGCTTCCCCGTGCAGTACGTCATCCGCCCCCAGCAATCCAAGCATCGCGACTACCGCGGCTACGCCGGACAAGTCGCCTCCGGGGTCCTCAAGCCCGGCGACGACGTCCTCGTCCTCCCCAGCGGCCTCACCTCCACGATCGCGTCGATCGACACCGCCGACGGACCCGTCGACGAAGCGTTCCCACCCATGTCGGTGACCATCCGCCTCACCGACGAGATCGACATCTCCCGCGGAGACGTGATCTGCCGGCCCCAGAACAAACCCGAGATCACCCAGGACATCGACGCGATGATCTGCTGGATGGACGAACACCCCCTCCGGGTCGGACAGAAACTCTCCATCCTCCACACCACCCGCGCAGCCCGCACCATCGTCAAGAACATCCACTACCAGCTCGACGTCAACACCCTCCACCGCGCAGAAGGCGAACACACCCTGGGCCTGAACGAGATCGGCCGCGTCACCCTCCGCACCACCACACCCCTCGTCGCAGACCCCTACTCACGCAACCGCACCACCGGCAGCTTCGTCCTCATCGACGAAGCCACCAACCACACCGTCGCCGCCGGCACCATCACCGACAACTGA